The Sesamum indicum cultivar Zhongzhi No. 13 linkage group LG1, S_indicum_v1.0, whole genome shotgun sequence genome includes a window with the following:
- the LOC105157726 gene encoding tubulin beta-8 chain-like, protein MREILHIQGGQCGNQIGAKFWEVVCTEHGIDSTGRYQGDSDLQLERVNVYYNEASCGRFVPRAVLMDLEPGTMDSVRSGPFGQIFRPDNFVFGQSGAGNNWAKGHYTEGAELIDSVLDVVRKEAENCDCLQGFQVCHSLGGGTGSGMGTLLISKIREEYPDRMMLTFSVFPSPKVSDTVVEPYNATLSVHQLVENADECMVLDNEALYDICFRTLKLTTPSFGDLNHLISATMSGVTCCLRFPGQLNSDLRKLAVNLIPFPRLHFFMVGFAPLTSRGSQQYRALSVPELTQQMWDAKNMMCAADPRHGRYLTASAVFRGKMSTKEVDEQMINVQNKNSSYFVEWIPNNVKSTVCDIPPTGLKMASTFIGNSTSIQEMFRRVSEQFTAMFRRKAFLHWYTGEGMDEMEFTEAESNMNDLVAEYQQYQDATADEEYEDDEEYQEEEA, encoded by the exons ATGCGTGAAATCCTACATATTCAGGGAGGCCAATGCGGCAACCAGATCGGAGCCAAGTTCTGGGAAGTAGTCTGCACCGAGCACGGCATCGATTCCACCGGCCGCTACCAAGGCGACTCCGATCTCCAGCTCGAGCGTGTCAACGTCTACTATAATGAAGCCAGCTGTGGCCGATTTGTTCCCCGAGCCGTTCTCATGGACCTCGAGCCGGGAACCATGGACAGTGTCCGTTCCGGGCCCTTCGGTCAGATCTTCCGACCCGACAACTTCGTCTTCGGCCAATCTGGGGCTGGAAATAACTGGGCTAAGGGTCATTATACGGAGGGAGCTGAGCTCATTGACTCTGTACTTGATGTGGTTAGGAAGGAGGCTGAGAACTGCGACTGCCTCCAGG GATTTCAAGTATGTCACTCTTTGGGAGGTGGCACAGGATCTGGGATGGGAACCCTGCTGATATCCAAGATAAGGGAGGAATATCCCGACCGGATGATGTTGACATTCTCTGTTTTCCCATCTCCAAAGGTATCTGACACTGTGGTGGAGCCATACAATGCGACACTTTCAGTACACCAGCTTGTTGAGAATGCTGATGAGTGTATGGTCCTGGACAACGAGGCTCTTTATGACATCTGTTTCAGAACTCTCAAGCTCACAACTCCCAGTT TTGGAGACCTGAACCATTTGATATCTGCCACCATGAGTGGTGTAACTTGCTGTCTTCGGTTCCCTGGTCAACTCAACTCCGATCTCCGAAAGTTGGCAGTCAATCTTATACCATTTCCACGACTCCACTTCTTCATGGTTGGCTTTGCCCCACTTACCTCTCGTGGATCCCAGCAATATCGTGCTCTCTCTGTTCCTGAACTCACCCAGCAAATGTGGGATGCTAAGAACATGATGTGCGCTGCTGATCCTCGTCATGGACGGTACCTCACCGCATCAGCTGTTTTCCGTGGCAAGATGAGCACCAAGGAGGTGGACGAGCAGATGATAAATGTCCAGAACAAGAACTCATCATACTTTGTTGAGTGGATCCCGAACAATGTGAAGTCCACAGTTTGTGACATTCCCCCCACTGGCCTTAAAATGGCATCCACATTTATTGGTAACTCGACATCAATCCAAGAGATGTTTAGAAGGGTCAGTGAGCAATTCACTGCCATGTTCCGGAGGAAGGCTTTCTTGCATTGGTACACTGGAGAGGGTATGGATGAAATGGAGTTCACAGAAGCTGAGAGCAACATGAACGATTTAGTTGCAGAGTACCAACAATACCAAGATGCCACTGCTGATGAGGAATATGAAGACGATGAGGAGTATCAAGAAGAGGAGGCCTGA
- the LOC105157733 gene encoding glutathione S-transferase T1-like: MQHRSPEFAEINPMRKVPAIMHADFKLFESHAILVYLASAFPGVADHWYPADVHKRAKIHSVLDWHHSNLRRGSVEYLFNTLVAPEFGLPLDQKAADVGEKLLSASLAMIESYWLEGDGPFLLGNSQPSIADLALVCEIMQLEVADEKDRDRILVGHTRILKWIEDTKNVTAPYFDEIHSVMPLIKENLAELKAKQANNEGK; this comes from the exons ATGCAACACCGATCCCCTGAATTTGCAG AAATAAACCCCATGAGAAAAGTTCCAGCAATTATGCATGCTGATTTCAAGCTTTTTGAGAG TCATGCCATTCTTGTTTATCTGGCTTCTGCATTTCCTGGAGTCGCCGATCACTG GTATCCGGCTGATGTACACAAAAGAGCAAAGATCCATTCAGTGCTGGACTGGCATCACTCTAATCTTCGGCGCGGTTCAG TTGAATATCTCTTCAACACCCTTGTCGCACCGGAGTTTGGTCTGCCGTTGGACCAAAAAGCCGCAGACGTAGGTGAGAAACTTCTGTCGGCATCTCTTGCAATGATTGAATCGTATTGGCTTGAGGGAGATGGGCCATTTTTGCTGGGGAATTCTCAACCTTCCATTGCAGATCTTGCTTTAGTTTGTGAAATCATGCAACTTGAG GTTGCAGATGAGAAGGACCGTGATCGTATTTTAGTCGGACACACGAGAATTTTGAAGTGGATTGAAGACACAAAGAATGTAACGGCACcttattttgatgaaattcatTCCGTCATGCCGCTTATCAAAGAGAACCTCGCAGAACTTAAGGCCAAGCAAGCAAACAATGAGGGCAAGTAG